The proteins below are encoded in one region of Microbacterium pygmaeum:
- the gatB gene encoding Asp-tRNA(Asn)/Glu-tRNA(Gln) amidotransferase subunit GatB — protein sequence MAKAALMDFDEALELFEPVLGFEVHVELNTKTKMFSAAPNPAHSDNHDATPNSLVAPVDMGLPGSLPVVNAEAVRYSISLGLALGCSIAPSSRFARKNYFYPDLGKNYQISQYDEPIAFEGSIEVELEDGTLVTVPIERAHMEEDAGKLTHVGGSTGRIQGAEYSLVDYNRAGVPLVEIVTKPIYGAEHRAPEIAKAYVQTIRDIVLGLGISEARMERGNLRCDANVSLRPRAAAGEPAAPLGTRTETKNVNSMRSVERAVRYEIQRQAAILAAGGTIIQETRHWHEDTGRTSPGRPKSDADDYRYFPEPDLLPVVPAPELIEQLRAALPEAPAELRRRLKTEWGFTDLEFQDVANSGLLSEVAATVAAGATPAAARKWWTGEIARVANVEGREAGALVTPSDVAALQGLVDAGTLTDKLARQVLEGVIAGEGTPQQVIDARGLAVVSDDGALIAAIDDALAAQPDVLEKIRDGKVQAAGAVIGAVMKAMRGQADAARVRELVLERATQ from the coding sequence ATGGCCAAGGCAGCACTGATGGACTTCGATGAAGCGCTCGAGCTGTTCGAGCCGGTGCTCGGCTTCGAGGTGCACGTCGAGCTGAACACGAAGACCAAGATGTTCTCGGCGGCGCCCAACCCGGCGCACTCCGACAACCATGACGCGACGCCCAACTCGCTCGTGGCCCCCGTGGACATGGGCCTGCCCGGCTCGCTGCCGGTGGTCAACGCCGAAGCGGTCCGGTATTCGATCAGCCTCGGCCTCGCGCTCGGCTGCTCGATCGCCCCGTCGAGCCGATTCGCCCGCAAGAACTACTTCTATCCCGACCTCGGCAAGAACTACCAGATCTCCCAGTACGACGAGCCGATCGCCTTCGAGGGCTCGATCGAGGTCGAACTCGAGGACGGCACGCTCGTGACCGTGCCGATCGAGCGGGCGCACATGGAGGAGGATGCCGGCAAGCTCACGCACGTCGGAGGCTCCACCGGCCGCATCCAGGGCGCCGAGTACTCCCTGGTGGACTACAACCGCGCCGGTGTCCCGCTCGTGGAGATCGTCACCAAGCCGATCTACGGTGCGGAGCACCGCGCTCCGGAGATCGCGAAGGCCTACGTGCAGACGATCCGCGACATCGTTCTGGGCCTGGGCATCTCCGAGGCTCGGATGGAGCGCGGAAACCTCCGCTGCGACGCGAACGTATCCCTGCGCCCGCGGGCGGCAGCCGGTGAGCCGGCTGCGCCGCTCGGCACACGGACCGAGACCAAGAACGTGAACTCGATGCGCTCCGTCGAGCGCGCCGTGCGCTACGAGATCCAGCGGCAGGCGGCGATCCTCGCCGCCGGGGGCACGATCATCCAGGAGACCCGCCATTGGCACGAGGACACCGGGAGGACCTCGCCCGGTCGCCCGAAGTCCGACGCGGACGACTACCGGTACTTCCCGGAGCCGGATCTGCTTCCGGTGGTGCCGGCGCCGGAGCTGATCGAGCAGCTCAGGGCCGCCCTCCCCGAAGCGCCGGCCGAGCTGCGTCGCCGGCTCAAGACGGAGTGGGGGTTCACCGATCTGGAATTCCAGGACGTCGCCAACAGCGGACTCCTGAGCGAGGTGGCCGCCACGGTCGCCGCCGGCGCGACACCGGCTGCCGCCCGCAAGTGGTGGACCGGCGAGATCGCCCGCGTGGCCAACGTCGAGGGGCGTGAGGCGGGTGCGCTGGTGACACCCTCCGACGTCGCGGCGCTGCAGGGACTCGTCGACGCCGGGACGCTCACCGACAAGCTCGCTCGACAGGTGCTGGAGGGCGTGATCGCGGGCGAGGGCACCCCTCAGCAGGTCATCGACGCGCGAGGACTGGCGGTCGTCTCAGACGACGGTGCGCTGATCGCGGCGATCGATGACGCACTCGCGGCGCAGCCGGACGTCCTGGAGAAGATCCGCGACGGCAAAGTGCAGGCGGCGGGCGCGGTGATCGGTGCGGTCATGAAGGCCATGCGTGGGCAGGCGGATGCCGCGCGGGTTCGGGAACTCGTTCTGGAGCGCGCGACGCAGTAG
- the mnmA gene encoding tRNA 2-thiouridine(34) synthase MnmA, translating into MRVLAAMSGGVDSAVAAARAVDAGHDVTGVHLALSRAGGTLRAGSRGCCTIEDAMDARRAADRLGIPFYVWDFSERFRDDVIEDFIAEYSAGRTPNPCMRCNEKIKFAAVLEKALDLGFDAVCTGHYAVVRDGASGGLELHRASDAAKDQSYVLGVLTEAQLAHTMFPLGNTPTKALVRAEAEARGLTVAQKPDSHDICFIPDGDTRGWLADRVGTRTGEIVDRAGAVVGSHEGAHAFTVGQRRGLSLGVPAADGKPRFVLEVRPITNTVVVGPKDALAIAEIAGSRFTWAGRAPQESVFTCHVQIRAHADPVPARAAVSSEMVTVVPDVALDGVAPGQTAVLYEGTRVLGQFTIDTTRSAVPVPA; encoded by the coding sequence ATGCGTGTTCTTGCAGCCATGAGCGGGGGAGTGGACTCCGCCGTCGCCGCGGCACGCGCGGTGGATGCCGGGCACGACGTGACGGGCGTGCACCTCGCGCTGTCCCGTGCCGGCGGCACGCTGCGTGCCGGCAGCCGCGGGTGCTGCACGATCGAGGATGCGATGGACGCCCGGCGCGCGGCGGACCGCCTCGGGATCCCGTTCTACGTCTGGGACTTCTCCGAGCGTTTCCGCGACGACGTCATCGAGGACTTCATCGCCGAGTACTCCGCCGGCCGCACACCGAACCCGTGTATGCGATGCAACGAGAAGATCAAGTTCGCGGCGGTCCTGGAGAAGGCACTCGACCTCGGCTTCGATGCGGTCTGCACAGGTCACTACGCGGTCGTGCGGGACGGGGCATCGGGGGGCCTCGAGCTGCACCGGGCCAGCGATGCGGCGAAGGATCAGTCGTACGTGCTCGGGGTGCTCACCGAGGCCCAGCTCGCGCATACGATGTTCCCGCTCGGGAACACCCCCACCAAGGCGCTCGTGCGCGCCGAGGCCGAGGCCCGCGGACTCACCGTCGCCCAGAAGCCGGACAGCCACGACATCTGCTTCATCCCGGACGGCGACACCCGCGGTTGGCTCGCCGATCGAGTGGGCACGCGGACCGGCGAGATCGTGGACCGCGCCGGAGCCGTCGTCGGATCCCACGAGGGTGCGCACGCGTTCACCGTCGGACAGCGGCGAGGGCTGTCACTGGGTGTTCCCGCTGCCGACGGCAAGCCGCGATTCGTCCTCGAGGTGCGACCGATCACCAACACCGTCGTGGTCGGCCCGAAGGACGCCCTGGCGATCGCCGAGATCGCCGGATCCCGCTTCACCTGGGCCGGAAGAGCACCGCAGGAGTCCGTCTTCACCTGCCATGTGCAGATCCGCGCGCACGCGGATCCGGTGCCTGCGCGCGCGGCCGTCTCGTCCGAGATGGTGACCGTCGTGCCGGACGTCGCTCTGGACGGCGTCGCGCCCGGGCAGACCGCGGTGCTCTACGAGGGGACGCGGGTGCTCGGCCAGTTCACGATCGACACCACCCGCTCCGCGGTGCCCGTTCCCGCCTGA
- the gatA gene encoding Asp-tRNA(Asn)/Glu-tRNA(Gln) amidotransferase subunit GatA, translated as MSGELIRLPAAELAGKLASREISSVEATQAHLDRIAAVDGDIHAFLHVSDSALSAAAQIDRRRAAGEDLGPVAGVPLAVKDVLVTTDMPSTSGSRILEGYLSPYDATVVARARAAGLIPLGKTNMDEFAMGSSTEHSAYGPTHNPWDLERIPGGSGGGSAAAVAAFEAPLALGSDTGGSIRQPAHVTGTVGLKPTYGGVSRYGAIALASSLDQVGPVTRSVLDAGLLHDVIGGHDPHDSTSLDQSWPSFAEAAREGARGDVLKGLKVGVIRELPDAGFQAGVSASFRAALAVLESQGAEIVEISAPHFEYGVAAYYLILPAEASSNLAKFDSVRFGMRLEVPGGTVEDVMARTRDAGFGDEVKRRIILGTYALSAGYYDAYYGSAQKVRTLIQRDFDDAFAQVDVIATPSAPTTAFKLGEKIDDPMQMYLNDVTTIPANLAGVPGISIPSGLAEEDGLPVGIQFLAPARQDARLYRVGAALEALLVDRWGGPLLDRAPILGEAR; from the coding sequence GTGAGCGGCGAGCTGATCCGTCTTCCCGCGGCGGAACTGGCGGGCAAGCTCGCCTCGCGCGAGATCTCCAGCGTCGAGGCGACCCAGGCGCACCTGGACCGCATCGCCGCCGTGGACGGTGACATCCACGCCTTCCTGCACGTGAGCGATTCCGCCCTGTCCGCGGCAGCGCAGATCGACCGTCGCCGCGCCGCCGGGGAAGACCTGGGGCCTGTCGCCGGCGTGCCGCTGGCCGTCAAGGACGTGCTGGTCACGACCGACATGCCCTCCACGAGCGGATCCCGCATCCTCGAGGGCTACCTCTCGCCGTACGACGCGACGGTGGTCGCCCGTGCCAGGGCCGCGGGCCTCATTCCGCTCGGCAAGACCAACATGGACGAGTTCGCGATGGGCTCCTCCACAGAGCATTCCGCGTACGGGCCCACCCACAACCCGTGGGACCTGGAGCGGATCCCCGGCGGCTCGGGCGGCGGATCGGCTGCAGCCGTGGCCGCATTCGAGGCACCCCTGGCGCTCGGATCCGACACCGGAGGATCCATCCGTCAGCCGGCGCACGTCACCGGTACGGTCGGGCTGAAGCCGACCTACGGCGGAGTCAGCCGGTACGGGGCGATCGCCCTTGCCTCCAGCCTCGACCAGGTCGGGCCGGTCACCCGGAGCGTCCTGGACGCCGGTCTCCTGCACGACGTGATCGGCGGCCACGACCCGCACGATTCGACATCGCTCGACCAGTCCTGGCCCTCCTTCGCCGAGGCCGCCCGCGAGGGTGCCCGCGGCGACGTGCTGAAGGGCCTCAAGGTGGGCGTGATCCGCGAGCTGCCCGACGCAGGCTTCCAGGCCGGCGTGTCCGCATCCTTCCGAGCGGCCCTCGCCGTCTTGGAGTCCCAGGGCGCCGAGATCGTCGAGATCAGCGCGCCGCACTTCGAGTACGGAGTCGCCGCGTACTACCTGATCCTGCCGGCCGAAGCATCCAGCAACCTCGCCAAATTCGACAGCGTGCGCTTCGGCATGCGGCTGGAAGTTCCGGGTGGAACCGTCGAGGACGTCATGGCGCGCACGCGCGACGCGGGCTTCGGCGACGAAGTGAAGCGGCGCATCATCCTCGGCACGTACGCGCTGAGCGCAGGGTACTACGACGCGTACTACGGATCGGCCCAGAAGGTCCGGACCCTCATCCAGCGCGACTTCGACGACGCGTTCGCCCAGGTCGACGTGATCGCTACGCCGTCGGCGCCGACCACCGCGTTCAAGCTTGGTGAGAAGATCGACGATCCGATGCAGATGTACCTCAACGATGTGACCACCATCCCGGCGAACCTCGCCGGCGTGCCGGGTATCTCGATCCCGTCCGGCCTCGCAGAGGAAGACGGCCTGCCGGTCGGCATCCAGTTCCTCGCTCCCGCACGCCAGGACGCCCGCCTGTACCGCGTCGGCGCCGCCCTGGAGGCGCTGCTGGTCGATCGCTGGGGTGGACCTCTGCTGGACCGGGCACCGATTCTCGGAGAGGCACGCTGA
- a CDS encoding long-chain-fatty-acid--CoA ligase, with product MYDPPRPWIASYAEGVPEDLPPVTGSLVDILQTSAAEFPDAVALEFFGAETTYRELLAQVERAAAGLRARGVGPGDPVAIVLPNCPQHIVAFYAILRLGAVVVEHNPLYTPRELRKQFEDHGAKTAIVWSKVVATVQAFPADLAVTTLVAVDVTRAMPFSMRVKLRLPIARARQARDALTAPVSGAVEWERLSAATALPAGVPLPTTEDLAIIQYTSGTTGAPKGAALTHRNLLANAAQARAWVPQITRGPGCVVYAVLPMFHAYGLTLCLTFAMSMGARLVLFPRFEPDLVLEVLQKRPPTFLPLVPPIADRLLRAAREKGVLLRGTQVAISGAMALPHELVVPFEAASGGYLVEGYGLSECSPVLMANPVADNRVPGTVGLPLPGTELRVVDPDDPSRDVPAGERGELVVRGPQVFQGYYGKPEETDKVFADGWFRTGDIVTVDEDGFVRIVDRIKELIITGGFNVAPTEVEIALRQHPQVEDAAVVGLPSDHSGEEVVAAIVVASGAGVDVEAIREFARGILTPYKVPRRIFVVDELPKSLIGKVLRRQVRDSLLQLTTGC from the coding sequence ATGTACGACCCGCCTCGCCCGTGGATCGCCAGCTATGCCGAGGGGGTGCCGGAGGATCTGCCACCGGTCACCGGCAGCCTCGTCGACATCCTGCAGACCTCGGCGGCGGAGTTCCCCGACGCCGTGGCGCTGGAGTTCTTCGGGGCGGAGACGACCTATCGCGAGCTGCTCGCGCAGGTGGAGCGGGCGGCGGCCGGCCTCCGCGCGAGAGGCGTCGGTCCCGGCGACCCGGTGGCGATCGTGCTGCCCAACTGCCCGCAGCACATCGTCGCGTTCTACGCGATCCTGCGCCTGGGCGCGGTCGTGGTGGAGCACAATCCCCTGTACACCCCCCGGGAGCTGCGCAAGCAGTTCGAGGACCACGGCGCGAAGACCGCGATCGTGTGGTCGAAGGTCGTCGCCACCGTTCAAGCGTTCCCGGCCGATCTCGCGGTGACGACGCTCGTCGCCGTGGACGTGACGCGAGCGATGCCGTTCAGCATGCGGGTCAAGCTCCGTCTCCCCATCGCGCGGGCACGCCAGGCGCGCGACGCCCTCACCGCGCCGGTGAGCGGCGCAGTCGAGTGGGAGCGCCTCAGCGCCGCGACGGCCCTTCCCGCGGGAGTCCCGCTGCCGACGACTGAGGATCTCGCGATCATCCAGTACACCAGCGGCACGACGGGAGCCCCCAAGGGCGCCGCCCTGACGCATCGCAACCTGCTCGCCAATGCCGCGCAGGCGCGTGCCTGGGTCCCGCAGATCACCAGGGGTCCGGGCTGCGTCGTCTACGCCGTGCTGCCGATGTTCCACGCATACGGCCTCACGCTGTGCCTCACCTTCGCGATGTCGATGGGTGCTCGTCTGGTCCTGTTCCCCCGGTTCGAACCGGACCTGGTGCTCGAGGTCCTGCAGAAGCGCCCGCCGACGTTCCTGCCGCTGGTTCCGCCCATCGCCGACCGGCTGTTGAGGGCGGCTCGCGAGAAGGGGGTCTTGCTGCGGGGCACGCAGGTGGCCATCTCCGGAGCGATGGCGCTCCCGCACGAACTGGTGGTGCCCTTCGAGGCGGCCTCGGGCGGCTACCTCGTCGAGGGATACGGGCTCAGTGAATGCTCCCCGGTGCTCATGGCGAATCCCGTCGCCGACAATCGCGTCCCCGGCACCGTCGGGCTCCCGCTGCCCGGCACCGAACTGCGCGTGGTCGATCCGGATGACCCGTCGAGGGATGTCCCCGCCGGTGAGCGGGGCGAGCTCGTGGTGCGCGGCCCGCAGGTCTTCCAGGGCTACTACGGGAAGCCCGAAGAGACCGACAAGGTGTTCGCCGACGGGTGGTTCCGCACCGGCGACATCGTGACGGTGGACGAGGACGGCTTCGTGCGGATCGTCGACCGCATCAAGGAGCTGATCATCACCGGTGGCTTCAACGTCGCGCCCACCGAGGTCGAGATCGCGCTGCGGCAGCATCCGCAGGTCGAGGACGCAGCGGTGGTCGGCCTGCCGAGCGATCACTCCGGCGAGGAGGTCGTCGCCGCCATCGTGGTGGCGTCAGGCGCCGGGGTGGATGTCGAGGCCATCCGGGAGTTCGCCCGGGGCATCCTCACTCCGTACAAGGTGCCGCGCAGGATCTTCGTCGTCGACGAACTTCCGAAGTCGCTCATCGGCAAGGTGCTGCGACGTCAGGTCCGCGATTCGCTGCTCCAGCTGACGACCGGGTGTTGA
- a CDS encoding YciI family protein — protein MAQWIYRIEPTRPEMVAAATDEEMAVIEEHFGFLQALKTAGILILAGRTQVDEGAWGITIFEAPDEESARAVMQTDPAVASGVLRATLYPYAVAIARDGLED, from the coding sequence GTGGCGCAATGGATCTATCGCATCGAGCCGACCAGGCCCGAGATGGTGGCCGCGGCCACCGATGAGGAGATGGCCGTCATCGAAGAGCATTTCGGGTTCCTGCAGGCGCTCAAAACCGCGGGGATCCTGATTCTCGCCGGCCGCACGCAGGTGGACGAAGGGGCCTGGGGGATCACGATCTTCGAGGCGCCCGACGAGGAATCCGCTCGGGCCGTGATGCAGACCGACCCCGCTGTGGCCAGCGGAGTCCTGCGGGCGACGCTCTACCCCTACGCCGTCGCGATCGCTCGCGACGGGCTTGAGGACTGA
- the ligA gene encoding NAD-dependent DNA ligase LigA translates to MRRLEGLERSHPELQSQDSPTQTVGAAQASMFAPITHAERMLSLDNVFTPEELAEWCAKAQAGAGRAVRWLTELKIDGLAISLRYEHGVLTSAATRGDGRVGEDVTVNAVRVTGIPERLSGSGHPALVEVRGEVFIPVAEFDALNELQARMRGRAVEETRARARAFDEDKARLSAERRFPSFANPRNAASGGLRQQLDKKDGLEREAGRARLDSLRLFVHGIGAWEDPPVSSQSEVYALLADWGLPASPYYRTSMDIDGVLDFVAHYGEHRHDVEHEIDGVVVKVDELALHDELGATSRAPRWAIAYKYPPEQVNTKLLDIVVSVGRTGRATPFAVMAPARVAGSVVRQATLHNQDVVRAKGVLIGDTVVLRKAGDVIPEVLGPVVELRDGSEREFVMPAECPECGFALAPAKEGDIDLRCPNSRSCPAQVRGRVEHIGSRGALDIEALGEVTAAALTQPSVPQTPPLQTEAGLFDLTLDQLIPIEVVVRDAETGEPRIDERTGNPVRRAPFRRNPSSEEKKAGLTGVQPSAQATRLLEELQKAKEKELWRFLVALNIRHVGPVAARALAQWFGSVAAIRAASRDELAGVEGVGGIIADSLTDWFGVDWHREIVQRWEASGARLATPGHPGPGAASVTGGVLEGLTVVATGSLEGYSREGAQQAILEAGGKAASSVSKKTDFVAAGPGAGSKLGKAEELGVRIIDAAQFRILVTEGPAALEALSPDAG, encoded by the coding sequence ATGCGGCGGCTCGAGGGGCTGGAGCGCTCGCACCCCGAGCTGCAGAGCCAGGATTCGCCCACGCAGACGGTGGGCGCCGCGCAGGCGTCGATGTTCGCCCCCATCACGCATGCCGAGCGGATGCTGAGTCTGGACAACGTGTTCACGCCGGAAGAGCTGGCGGAATGGTGCGCGAAGGCGCAGGCGGGCGCCGGGCGGGCAGTGCGCTGGCTCACCGAACTCAAGATCGACGGCCTGGCGATCAGTCTCCGTTACGAGCACGGTGTGCTGACATCGGCCGCGACCCGCGGAGACGGGCGAGTCGGCGAGGACGTGACGGTCAACGCCGTGCGGGTGACGGGCATACCCGAGCGCCTGTCGGGATCGGGGCATCCCGCCCTCGTCGAAGTCCGCGGAGAGGTCTTCATCCCGGTGGCCGAGTTCGACGCGCTCAACGAGCTGCAGGCGCGCATGCGCGGACGCGCCGTCGAGGAGACTCGCGCACGCGCGCGTGCGTTCGACGAGGACAAGGCGCGGCTCAGCGCCGAGCGGCGATTCCCGTCCTTCGCCAATCCGCGCAACGCGGCCAGCGGCGGATTGCGTCAGCAGCTCGACAAGAAGGACGGCCTCGAGCGCGAAGCCGGGCGGGCCCGGCTGGACTCGCTGCGGCTGTTCGTCCACGGGATCGGCGCGTGGGAGGACCCGCCGGTGTCGTCGCAGAGCGAGGTCTACGCGCTGCTGGCCGATTGGGGACTCCCAGCCAGCCCGTACTACCGCACCTCGATGGATATCGACGGCGTGCTGGATTTCGTCGCGCACTACGGCGAGCACCGACATGACGTCGAGCACGAGATCGACGGCGTCGTGGTCAAAGTCGACGAGCTCGCGCTCCACGACGAGCTCGGCGCCACCAGCCGCGCGCCGCGCTGGGCGATCGCATACAAGTACCCGCCCGAGCAGGTGAACACGAAGCTGCTGGACATCGTGGTCTCGGTGGGGCGCACCGGGCGGGCCACTCCGTTCGCGGTGATGGCGCCCGCGCGCGTCGCCGGCAGCGTCGTCCGGCAGGCCACCCTCCACAATCAGGACGTGGTGCGCGCCAAGGGGGTGCTCATCGGCGACACCGTCGTGCTGCGCAAAGCGGGCGACGTGATCCCGGAGGTCCTGGGTCCGGTGGTCGAGCTTCGCGACGGGAGCGAGCGCGAGTTCGTGATGCCCGCCGAGTGTCCCGAGTGCGGGTTCGCACTGGCTCCCGCCAAGGAGGGCGACATCGATCTGCGGTGCCCGAATTCGAGATCGTGCCCTGCGCAGGTGCGCGGCCGGGTCGAGCACATCGGATCGCGCGGTGCGCTCGACATCGAGGCGCTCGGCGAGGTGACCGCCGCCGCGCTGACCCAGCCGTCGGTGCCGCAGACCCCGCCGCTTCAGACCGAGGCCGGGTTGTTCGATCTGACCCTGGACCAGCTCATCCCGATCGAGGTCGTGGTGCGCGATGCCGAGACCGGAGAACCGCGCATCGACGAGCGCACCGGGAACCCTGTGCGCCGTGCGCCCTTCCGCCGAAACCCGTCGTCCGAAGAGAAGAAGGCCGGACTCACCGGTGTGCAGCCTTCGGCGCAGGCGACGCGGCTGCTCGAAGAGCTGCAGAAGGCCAAGGAGAAGGAGCTCTGGCGATTCCTGGTCGCCCTGAACATCCGTCACGTCGGACCCGTCGCCGCGCGCGCCTTGGCGCAGTGGTTCGGATCCGTCGCCGCGATCCGCGCCGCCTCGCGCGACGAGCTGGCCGGGGTGGAGGGCGTCGGCGGGATCATCGCGGACTCCCTCACCGACTGGTTCGGGGTGGACTGGCACCGCGAGATCGTCCAGCGGTGGGAGGCCTCCGGCGCTCGGCTGGCGACGCCCGGCCATCCCGGCCCGGGAGCCGCGTCCGTCACCGGCGGAGTGCTCGAGGGCCTCACCGTCGTCGCGACGGGGTCGCTCGAAGGCTACTCGCGCGAGGGCGCTCAGCAGGCGATCCTCGAGGCCGGCGGGAAAGCGGCGAGCAGCGTGTCGAAGAAGACCGACTTCGTCGCCGCCGGACCGGGCGCAGGCTCGAAACTGGGCAAAGCCGAGGAGCTCGGCGTCCGCATCATCGACGCGGCACAGTTCCGCATCCTCGTCACCGAGGGGCCAGCTGCGCTGGAGGCCCTCTCCCCGGATGCGGGGTGA
- the gatC gene encoding Asp-tRNA(Asn)/Glu-tRNA(Gln) amidotransferase subunit GatC translates to MSEITPDLVRHLGVLARIQLSDEEVERLTGQLDVIVDNIAKVSSVATPDVSATSHPIPLQNVFRADEVGEVLTVAQALQNAPDAADDRFRVTAILGEEQ, encoded by the coding sequence GTGTCTGAAATCACCCCTGATCTCGTGCGCCATCTCGGTGTGCTCGCCCGGATCCAGCTGAGCGACGAAGAGGTCGAGCGCCTCACCGGCCAGCTCGATGTCATCGTCGACAACATCGCCAAGGTCTCCTCCGTCGCCACCCCCGACGTGTCTGCGACGAGCCACCCGATCCCGTTGCAGAACGTGTTCCGCGCGGATGAGGTCGGCGAGGTGCTGACGGTCGCGCAGGCACTGCAGAACGCTCCGGATGCCGCGGATGACCGCTTCCGCGTCACCGCCATCCTCGGAGAAGAGCAGTGA
- a CDS encoding nucleoside/nucleotide kinase family protein produces the protein MSSARSSASPDPVSAALERAASHVEQAVLAVAASNPVVLIDGRSGSGKTSLARRLVAHWPLRGPVQLVALDAVYPGWDGLADGVETARELVLNPHARGLVGIWRRWDWDESEYAEAHAVDPSLPLIVEGSGILTPVTARLSDVRVWLESPVQSRKRRALDRDGDTYRPHWSNWAEQEERHLDRDDPERHATLVFAIP, from the coding sequence GTGTCATCCGCGCGCTCAAGCGCTAGTCCCGATCCGGTCTCGGCGGCTCTGGAGCGGGCCGCATCGCACGTCGAGCAGGCGGTCCTGGCCGTCGCGGCAAGCAACCCCGTCGTGCTGATCGATGGCCGCAGCGGGTCAGGCAAGACCTCCCTCGCCAGGCGGTTGGTGGCGCACTGGCCGTTGCGCGGACCCGTCCAGCTCGTCGCGCTCGATGCCGTCTATCCCGGCTGGGACGGACTGGCCGACGGCGTGGAGACCGCACGAGAACTGGTCCTCAACCCGCATGCCCGGGGTCTGGTCGGCATCTGGCGACGATGGGACTGGGACGAGTCCGAGTACGCAGAGGCCCACGCCGTGGACCCCTCGCTGCCGTTGATCGTCGAGGGATCGGGGATCCTGACTCCGGTGACCGCGCGACTGAGCGATGTGCGGGTGTGGCTGGAGTCACCCGTGCAGTCGCGCAAGCGCCGCGCTCTGGACCGCGACGGAGACACGTATCGTCCGCACTGGTCGAACTGGGCCGAGCAGGAGGAGCGGCATCTGGATCGCGATGACCCCGAACGTCATGCGACCCTGGTCTTCGCCATCCCCTGA
- the dinB gene encoding DNA polymerase IV, whose protein sequence is MGRGDGTGRLVSADGADDTGTGILHVDMDAFYAAVEVLDDPSLKGKPIIIGAPESRSVVSSASYEARRFGVRSAMPVGQALRLCPTAIVVPPHFDRYLALSAEVMRIFSEVTPLVEPLSIDEAFLDVRGARRLWGSPGEIARTLRARVLEQTGLTCSIGVAATKHVAKMASTISKPDGLLIVAEADTAAFLAPRSVRALWGVGPKSAEALERRGIRTIADVLDTPRSTLERALGAAMGERIWHLSRGIDPREVDTTRIEKSIGHEETFDEDIGDGGILRTEFRRLADRVGARLRANGWEARTIAIKVRFSDFSTVGRSQTLAEPSAVGQRIGEAAIELFAGLERLLPVRLIGVRAEKLQPSGDGALALWDDDEEWRRVEGALDDATARFGRGAVTRATLIGGSRGGSAPPSHPRPERPVTGG, encoded by the coding sequence ATGGGACGTGGCGACGGAACGGGGCGACTCGTCTCCGCCGACGGTGCCGACGACACCGGCACCGGCATCCTGCACGTGGACATGGATGCCTTCTACGCGGCCGTCGAAGTGCTCGATGATCCGTCGCTGAAAGGCAAGCCCATCATCATCGGCGCGCCCGAAAGCAGATCGGTGGTCTCCAGCGCATCGTACGAAGCGCGCCGATTCGGGGTCCGCTCGGCCATGCCGGTGGGCCAGGCACTGCGACTGTGCCCCACGGCCATCGTCGTCCCGCCCCACTTCGATCGATATCTCGCGCTGTCGGCCGAGGTGATGCGCATCTTCTCCGAGGTCACGCCGCTGGTCGAACCGCTGTCCATCGATGAGGCGTTCCTGGATGTGCGGGGTGCCCGGCGCCTGTGGGGGAGTCCGGGCGAGATCGCACGGACGCTCCGGGCCCGCGTCCTCGAGCAGACCGGACTCACCTGCAGCATCGGCGTGGCCGCGACCAAGCACGTCGCGAAGATGGCCTCAACGATCAGCAAACCCGACGGGCTGCTCATCGTCGCAGAGGCCGACACCGCCGCCTTCCTCGCCCCCCGCTCCGTCCGCGCGCTCTGGGGTGTCGGTCCCAAGTCCGCCGAGGCACTGGAGCGGCGCGGCATCCGCACCATCGCCGACGTTCTGGACACTCCGCGTTCCACGCTCGAGCGCGCCCTCGGTGCCGCGATGGGCGAGCGCATCTGGCATCTCTCTCGCGGCATCGACCCGCGAGAGGTGGATACGACACGCATCGAGAAGAGCATCGGTCACGAGGAGACCTTCGACGAGGACATCGGGGACGGCGGCATCCTGCGCACCGAGTTCCGCCGGCTCGCCGACCGCGTCGGCGCACGCCTGCGCGCGAACGGCTGGGAGGCGAGGACGATCGCCATCAAGGTGCGATTCTCGGACTTCAGCACCGTCGGTCGCTCGCAGACCCTCGCCGAACCCTCCGCAGTCGGGCAGCGAATCGGTGAAGCTGCGATCGAGCTCTTCGCAGGGCTGGAAAGGCTTCTGCCGGTGCGCCTGATCGGCGTGCGCGCCGAGAAGCTGCAGCCGAGCGGAGACGGTGCACTGGCGCTGTGGGACGACGATGAGGAATGGCGTCGGGTCGAAGGCGCGCTCGACGACGCGACGGCGCGGTTCGGCCGGGGAGCGGTCACGCGGGCGACGCTGATCGGCGGATCCCGCGGCGGCTCCGCACCTCCATCCCATCCGCGCCCCGAGCGGCCGGTGACCGGAGGCTGA